The DNA segment CTAGCTTGCTGGGTTTCAAGCGATTTCTTTTACTAGTCTCTATGTCTCCTGCTTTGGAAAATATACGCTCGCAAGGAACTGAGGTAGCTGGGATACATAACACCCGAAGCATGATTTGGTATATTTTTGGGTATTCTAATTTGTGTAGCTTCCACCATTCCAAAGGATCGTCGTTTCTATGTGCCAAAGGTTCTGCTACGTAATTATCCatttctttttggtttgacGTACGTGCATGAAGTATGGTTTGTGGGTGAACTACGTTCAAATCAAATTCTTCCCAGATATTATCTTTTGAACTTTCTGACGCTATCACTACCGGCTCGGAAATATTTTCTTCGTTATTATTGCTATCTAATTCAATTGCAtccatttcaatcaaaatattaTCGCAACACTCCTTAAATAAATTTGCATTTGAAAATCCCTTTTGCTTAAATCTCGGATCAAGGACCGTAGCTCTGGACATTATATTAGTATTGTCATAATCAAATCGAAGTTTCAATCCTGCTATCAGCTCTTTTAAAAATTTTTGAATTTGTGGCAAAAAAGTGTTGTTAAGCATCATGTGATCTAGtctattaaataataatgtatCTAAAACACGTACTTTTGAGAGTGTCACATTTTTTTCAGCAGATATTTCCTTGGTTAAAACATCGAagacttttaaaataatgcaagattGCTCCATAATGGTCCAATCGTTTTCAATGAGCTTTGATTCTGCTCCCAGAAGAGCGAGAGCAGAAACGATTGGCTCTTTGTTGGCTCTGAACCGGTCCAACATGAAGTAAATGGAGTTCCAGCGTGTGGATACATCTTGTATGAGCTTCAGTTCTTTATAGTTTAGATTTTTCTGCATTTCATTTAGCTTGTACAACGCAGTCGAActctttttgaaatatttcactatttttctCACTTTAGTAACGGTCGTTTCGATGGTGTCGTTAATCGCATCTTTAACTACGAGATTAAGAGTATGTGCGTAGCACGGAACGTGCTGGATTTCCAATAGGTGTATGGCTTTTATCATGTTTGGCGCATTGTCGGTTACAACACAGCACACTTTATCTAAAATCGCGAACCTATCCATCACACTTTTCAACCATAGTGCAATGTTTTCTGATGTATGCCGTTCCGTAAATTCTTCACACTCTAATAGATAAGATTTTAAATTAGTACTGTCGTTGACGAAATGTACCGTTGCAGCTAGAAAATTTGTGCCATTTAAACCCGTCCAGCCATCCGATGTTAAACAGACTGCTTTGGAATTCTTAAGATCCGTTTTAACCTTGTCCAATACATTATCGTACTGCTTATTAAGCATTGCATTGCTGAACGTTTTTCTGTTAGGCAGAACGTAACTGGGACAAATGGTACGGAAAAGTTCCTTAAAATCTTCTGCTTCTAGTAAGTAGAATGGTAGAGCATGGTTGCAAAAAATCTTCAGCAATTGTTcatcaatgtttgtttttgaggCAGCACTTAGGGGTTTAAAAACATCTACGTAGTCGCTTACTGACTTTTGTATCTGTTTTTCTCCACCTGTATTTTGATTTGGTTGTATTGATTTGCTGGAAGAAGCAGAGTTTACTGGTTGGCTAACAAATGTTGTCGGGTGTTTCTTTGAAAAATGTCGCTTTAAAGTAAACGGTGAACTGCCACTAATTGTTAACAAATCTTTGCAAATTTTACACCTGTATTtgtttgcagcagcagtgtgacGTTCAAAATGACTCCAAATATCACATCGCGTTGTCTTCGAATCCATTGATTGTCAGCTGCAAATCAAGAGAAATAAACTTAGTCAATCACTAGTTAATGCTAATTATTTGGTCTGGCAACCAAAGTCACGCACAACACTCTACACAACGCGTGCAATTTCCATTTAGGCTAATACGTTTGATATCGCTTTATACACCGTAACTAATACGCACCTTGTTTAATGGACTAAATATCACTACACTCCAACTAATAGTACTTTTGATAATTTTACTTTGATGTTCAATGATTAAACGTATTTCACACTTTCACCGCGGTAGGCTTCCGTTTGATTCGAAGATCACATCTGATATGAGAATTTATAGTTCGATGTCTGGTTATTTATACTCTGGgaaaaaactcacacaaaaTTCCTCGGACTTATTTTCCTAAAACTTCGACTGTGTCGGAAAGCATATGCTATGTACCAGAACGAGAAAGCatgtctgttttgttttctggaTTGTGCAAGCGTAATCTTTCTGGACCTGTTAGTGTAGCGTAGTGTACGTGTACGtagtgtgtgaatgtgtacGTGATAGTCTTAGGTCATTTGCACAGCTGCTGGTAAACAAAAGAATCAGACTAGGCAAAATTATCACATTGATTCCGGAGTATAACGACCAATGTTCAAAATTTTCTACAAATATTGGACAAACGGCTCCAAAGGCGTAGCTGACCCCGACCAGTGTCAGCTTTTTCTCTTAGAGTTCATTTACTCAGCCATCGGGTTCGTCTAACAGTGGATGAACTTGGCGGTCACCAGACCTCTTCaaaaaccccccccccctttcgcCCGCCCATCTACGATGGCTATTATTGGTCCCAACAGAAAGCATGTGTAGATCCCTGCAAATATTGGAAACTCCATCGATTTGACATACACCTGTTTCGAATTCTTTAAAGGgtatagaaaatattttttaaatctaaGAGCCCCCTTCTACGCTGCACTTCATTCCTCGCTcttcttttccacccttttacGCATGGCAAAAGCGCAGAACGCTGAAACACGCGCGCActgctgaaatcaatacaatttaatcatcgttggcccaaggCATTGGGTAGAGCGAGAAACAACATAATTCTTTGCAAGTGTGGATGGCCGGTGCACGAGCACTCCGAAACCGCGCGGAGACATTTGCTGCGAGAAtcgaatgcacagaacgctgcgcttgaccaccatcgaaaacccgttacacaaacacaaggatacaacacacccagacaaaaatttaaaggccccgaaacacaatatcaacacaGCGGTCCGTAGCCAGAGAAATTATCAGGAAAAATCGGCTAACACCAAGCACGCGTCTCTTTAAAACAACTATGAACTGTGAAGGTCGTAGGTAAACGGCGCTCCAGTGGGGTGAGGTTTCTTGCAAGAATCGATCTCATCGATGTGGATGTGTGCGCTCTTGAATTTGGCTGAGATGAAACGTGTCTGTGCTTGTACTCGGGGCcaccgctttgcgattgtgcaataaaacagacagctggATTCACGCGAAAAATGCTATTCGCGTCGCAGGCTTGCGATAGCAGGGCATGgtttaatgcaaaaactacaATTTTCACTCGGAGCCCTAGTCAAATTTTGTAGTTAACTGAAGAGAAGGGAACATGGGAcagggcggggggggggggggagggcgaTGGGCATGTGTGGTATGAATGTGTGCAAGCGATTTATGGACCTTTGATTCGCCCCGACTTGAACTCGCTGTACCAACGGATCGGTGTTGCTAAAGCTAACTGAACCTACTTGTTCcttacggatggctccggCCCaataggttcgggtcgacccacCGATCACTAGTATGCGCAGCGGCGCTAATGGTTTAAATTGTTACAAAAATCATATTAAAATTACAATGTTCCTGTAAGGAACAATGTGTTATGAATAATCCGTAAGGAACAAGTAG comes from the Anopheles coluzzii chromosome 2, AcolN3, whole genome shotgun sequence genome and includes:
- the LOC120951160 gene encoding zinc finger BED domain-containing protein 4-like; translated protein: MLNKQYDNVLDKVKTDLKNSKAVCLTSDGWTGLNGTNFLAATVHFVNDSTNLKSYLLECEEFTERHTSENIALWLKSVMDRFAILDKVCCVVTDNAPNMIKAIHLLEIQHVPCYAHTLNLVVKDAINDTIETTVTKVRKIVKYFKKSSTALYKLNEMQKNLNYKELKLIQDVSTRWNSIYFMLDRFRANKEPIVSALALLGAESKLIENDWTIMEQSCIILKVFDVLTKEISAEKNVTLSKVRVLDTLLFNRLDHMMLNNTFLPQIQKFLKELIAGLKLRFDYDNTNIMSRATVLDPRFKQKGFSNANLFKECCDNILIEMDAIELDSNNNEENISEPVVIASESSKDNIWEEFDLNVVHPQTILHARTSNQKEMDNYVAEPLAHRNDDPLEWWKLHKLEYPKIYQIMLRVLCIPATSVPCERIFSKAGDIETSKRNRLKPSKLGKMLFVKQNKTN